GCCCTTTTGAGTTAGTGAAACATGCATGTTCATtgcctctctcttctctctgtaggTATCCTGTCTTATCTGGCAGACCGTCCACCACCTCAATACATTCATCCCAGCAGTCTTAACATGGATGGGACCCTGTCAGTGGCCAGCAACAACCCCTCCGGTCTGGACCCCTACAGTGGCCCTGGAGGCCCACTAGAGCAGGGCCTGGTGCCCATGGATTCCAGACAGGTCAGCGGGCAGGGAGACCTCCACCAGACTGGTGCTCACGAACTGGACTCCACAGGATTGGCCATGGAGTCACGTGTCAGCAGCCCCATGTCCCCTGACAGGATGGGAGAGGAGCTGGCCTCTATGGATGGAGGAAGGCAGCCTCAGCCGCATGAGGGTTTAGCTGGGGTGAACTCATCTGGTGGTGTGTTGCCTCTCCACGGGCCTCCTGTGCTTGAGCTACCCGTGGTAATGGAGCCAGATCACATGGGGGGCCGAGTTGGAAATGCTGGGGGAGGAGGACTCAGGGAGCAGCTCCACTCGAATGGGGAGATGAACTCTGGAGTTGTCAGCGTGGTGCTCACTGGCTCCATGGCCAGTCAGGGCCAGCTGGAGCCGGTGGCTCTCCATGGACACTCTGGGATGGGGCTGGAGTCGGTGAACGTGTCCCCCATCACTGCAGACGTGTCACTGGGGCCAGAAAACAACCTGGTGTTGGTGAACTCCACGTTGCAGCTCGAGGATTCTACCTCCAACAAGGAGAACATGGTCACTGCCTTCACCATCTGTGAGTTTGGATTTTAAGTCcagaaggaaaggaaagaaatcaTATATGGCTACAAAGCTTTAAAGAATATTCAGAAAAAACTTACACTAAATTGAAAGTTGAAAAAATCTGTCATAGAACTAAAGTGAAATGAAGATTGTGTACAAAAAGCAAGATCTTGTTCCTGTAGTAAATTTTGTGCTGGTTTGTCGTCTCCTAGGGTGCACACTGTGCGAGCGCTCGTACACCTCAGACTGCCCAGAGCACGGCCCCGTCACCTTCATCTCTGACGCACCCATCCAAAGCCGGGCTCGCCTCTCGCTACCACGTCCGCTGTGCCTTCGCATCTCAGTGGCTGATGAACCACTTGGTAAGATAACACACCCATTTAAACACTGTGCCTGTTAGAGTAGGAAAGACCTTGGCCATTATTCTGTGGACTGATATCCGATCTATATAGTAAGGACAGAATGTGACCCCTATTCTCATTACTGCATCATTTGTGTAACTGAGTAATGTtttatgcacacaaacatgattATTTTAACAAAGCAAAGGCACATTAAGAATTAATTCAGAGGCCTTATATTaaggaaatgtgaaaaaagggTGGTGATAAATACACAAAGTTAAGTAGACCATCATGGAAATTGCTGATGTGCCCACTGTAGGAGTTTTTGCACGAGACGTCATTCCTCCAAGGACTTGCTTTGGACCAATGGTTGGCCAGCATTGTAGCAACGTGGATCTGTCTGATTGGCCAGAAAAGGACACACCACAGATATGGAAGGTCGGTACCAgtggctttttgtttttagcgTGAGATTGTCATAGTTCTAAGGAGTTGAAGATGTTGAGCCATTTTCTCTGCCGCAGATGTATCACAACAATGTGCTGGAGTTCTACATCGTGACAACAGACGAGAACGAATGCAACTGGATGATGTTTGTCCGCAAAGCAAGGTAAGAGCCAGAGTAGCAGCCGGGcttgtataaaatgtaaatggttTAACTCTAGAATCATGTACAATGTAACTGTATGGTGGGAGAGAAACCTGTGTACAGCAAAAGACCATGTAAGATACAAAAGTGCAGTTCAAGTCCCTGCCAAAATGATCAGCGTTCTGATTGTTGTCGTGTTATTTCAGTTTATCCAAGAAGTTAATTAAGtgttctttatttgtgtgtatttaggGCTCGTGAGGAGCAGAACCTGGTGGCGTACCCTGCCAATGGTAAACTGTTCTTCTATACAACCACAGAGATCCACCCGGACCAGGAGCTGCTCTTCTATTACAGCAGAGACTACTGCAGGAGGATGGGTGAGATGATAGATGAGTAAAAACCTcaacctcaccctccccttccaaacatgaaagagaacctgtggtatcCTTCAGCCtccaaaggtgtttagtttgtccagtctgagctacagtaaaaacatggcggcttccgtagagaggacccgctcccgatgtaaatattaaatataaagggctcattctaggtacaatttagataaaacGCACTAGTGAAAAAAAATGCtcaattatatataataatcaattacaagcattACTGACCcttttgtctttgctaacagctcTTTCTGCATGTTACAGTGATACAACCGCTTACCTTTATGTCTCTTCAGGTGTTCCTCAGGTGCCTGAGGGTCAGATCTGCCAATGTGGCAAAGAGTGCTCCTCCTTCTCAGAGCTCAAGTCTCATCTCAACAGCCATAACAGCAACCACAGCCATAATCCACctccacacagccacagccCATCACAGCCGGACCACtcgcaacagcaacagcaacagcagcagcagcagcagcagcagcaagagcAACAACCtcagcaacagcaacacactCACCAGGAAGAGAAGCTGACCAACGggacctccagctcctcctcgtcACCGTGGCCCTGCCACGCTCAAGCTGccgcacaaacaaacagtgacaacaacaacagcagcagccgggGCAGTGCCAATAGAAACTCTAATAACGTTAACTCCAGAGCAAGAGGGCAGGGTCACGTGCGGGAGAAGAAATTCAAGTGCAGTATGTGCTCCCGGGCTTTCATCACATCTACCAAGCTGAACGTGCACTTCATGGGACACGTGGGGATGAAACCCCACAAGTGTGAATACTGCAGCAAGGCCTTCAGCGATCCCAGCAACCTCAGGATGCACCTCAAGATTCACACAGGTACGGAGAGGAACAATGGAAGTGTAAACCGTCTGAATCACTGTATTTGAGCCGCCATATGAGCCCCATGGTTCTTCCTACGTTATtccaacagttttttttctaaagccTTGTCTGACAACGTGCAACAGGTGTTAAGCATCACAAAAGAATAGAACATTTAAAGAGAAATTCTCAGCACacttgaaatatttttaaacattatcttcttaaaggaatagtttaaCACTTCAGATAAGAAGAACAAAACaactgtcacatctgtccaaTGTAGAGTGCTGCTTGGGCCACACTTGGGCGAACctttctgttttgtgtctgaAACTGGCCCGAGCTTGTTGTTTTCGCCAATTCCAGGCATGTGcagtgttaaaaaaatgaaggtGATCACTCAACCAACTCAACTGAACCCGACCCAAGCCcaaatataatttcaaagtTTTTGTCTGAGGTCACGATGGCTCCTGACGGTCTCAGGTCAGGTATCCACACTCTGGTCCAGTGAATACTTTCATTTGAAACGTGTTTTAAACTCTGCAACTCCTTTTCCGACTCACAGGTCAGAAGAACTACAGGTGCACAGTTTGTGAGAAGTCGTTCACGCAGAAATCCCACGTGGCGTCACACATGCTCATCCACACCGGAGCAGAGAAGCTCAAGTGTGACCTCTGCGAGCGGACCTTCATCAGGAAGCAGGATCTGAGACAGCACATGGTCTCTCACTCGCAGTACGTAACTTATTTATTGTTCTCTGCACAAAGCTCTGGATTGTAGTACTGCACGTTTTGTCACTGATAACTGACGCTTCATCGTTTTCTTCCACAGTGAGCGGCGGATTCAGTGCCCGAAGTGCAACAAACACTTCATCAAGACCAACCACCTGAAGAAGCACATGAACTCTCACGAAGGCCGCAGAGACTTTGTCTGCGAGAAATGCCACAAGGCTTTCCTCACCAAATACCACCTCACCCGTCACCTCAAGATATGCAAGGGGCCCAAGACGGAGCGAGCGTCCCGCAAGGAGCAGGAGttagatgaggaagaagaggaggaggaagaggaagatgatgacagcaggggagggaggggagagagactgAGTGACTCGGCCAATAATGAAGACTGTGGTTTAGATGTTGGAGGATATAACTCAGAAAAATCCCTGTCGCCCCCTCATTGACAACACTGTGCCTCTTGACatgtcttgtttatttgtttactaCAAAACTGATCTTTACCTCTAGGTTTTGCCAAATATCTGTTActacaaacctttttttataaCATTAACACAATCAGTTCACTTTAATTTCCACATTTTGCATCATTAACATTAAGAAAAcagatatttttgtttcttaTGAGCATAACAGTGCTTCTAAAACACTCTTCATATCATAACTAATTGTATTTCTCTAAATCTCTTTTTTCACTTAACTGAATCTGTGCAATATTATTGGTTGATGGGATTCATATTCGCTGTCATTCGATGTTAATCAGATTTTCCTGGTTcgatatattttcatttgtaattgCAGAGTAATGTCAGCTAAAATTTCTGATGCCATATATTTACATAGGAAACCTGATCATGTGTAATTTGCTCAATTGCCTTTTACTCTTTATTTAttgaaagcattttttttattattatttaaactgtGTGAATGGAAGTGAAAACAGGAGTCTGGGCATTATTGTAAAAAGACCTCACTGTGTGAATGTTGactaaatgttgaaataatgtTGTAGCTCCATCCTATCTTTTGCATAATGTAATAAATGAACTTGTTTAgctattttatgttttttgataTTCATATGATAGAgtttaaaacatacatttgaaCCTTTTTGTGACCACAGTGGTTTTTATCATGTAAGCTTTGTGGTGTGGTCATAGTTAAACCAATCGTCTTCATATTCAACACATGGTCACACACGTCTCAAACCACATGGGTAATTATAAACTTTGGAGATAGCGCCTCTTGTGGCCATATATATATCTGACTACTCTGCCTGCCTCCTGTAAGccaccttttatttttatgaataacATCAAATTGCGTTGAGTTGTAGCAAATTTTTGCTCCTTTAGATATATTTTGCTAAATTTTGTTGTGGTTCCTTCAAAGGTGAAACTAGATAAAATTATCTGAGAGTAAAATGATTACTACAGGGTTTCAAGCCAAACGAATAAGgaacaagtttatttataatgcattacatttaataataaaacgtaatgtgtttttataatacTTATTAGTTTTACAAATTAGTGTAGGTGTAAGATAagtgttttgaaataaatttgTAGACTATTTTTCCCAATGGGCAAATCATATCATAATTTGTCATAGCAGCAGGTGCAGagatgcaaaaataataaatacaaaaaattcaaaaaatatagttaaatatgaattatacaAATGATAATAGGAAGTACTGTGAAAACAAAGTATGAAATAGAAGGCAAGTAGTGTGATATACTTGTATTTACTTGGATACATGTATCTACAATATTAGTCATTAGTATTTCATTAATATATATTTCTCCAGCTGTATTAACTGTAGGTATCTATGTGATAAAAAGTGTGGGTAGATTAAGCTTTggctttttaaaattgtaaGAGAATTAGCACTACACCTAGCACCTCCTGCTAAGGGAAGTAGATACTTATGTTTTCTCAATTCTTTATTAGGGAGAGAATGAAACAGTACACAAAAGATaataaccacaaaaaaaacGGTGGGGCCGAGAATTTGTTACATACAAagacattcaaataaatatgtatgtaattGGTTTTAATAACCTTTTTGTTAATAGATTTATGTATcagatttatatatttgtttaacatCAGATAACAAGAATAAGTTGTTAGTACTAAATTAAAATTGATGgataaaaaacatcttcatgatcaaaaatatttatcttCTTATTCTTTCATGTAAACCAGAGATTGTAGTGCACCCCAGTCCAGCAGGTGGCGGCTATGCACTTGTACGCTGGTTTTTCAACCGCCATTagaccaagaagaagaaaatcctgCAGCTTCCGGTTAAGTACAAATTATGCAGCGCTTCAGTTGTTATTCACTTCAGCGTGgtaagaaatatttaaatgaaaatgttgaccATTTGTTCTTAAGTTGTGTCTTCTTGATAAACACTGTATTGAATGATGTATCCTATGAAAGTAAATCTAAACTCACCCAAGCGCTCCCCGCtaattctgtgtttatttgttagcTTGCTAATTTTAGCCCAACGTTAGCTGTGCTCTCAGTCCAGTTGTTGTCAGGCCACACAGTCGCTCCTCACATCGGGttgaagagcagcagctcaACAGGCCGCGTGTCAGTGACTCTATTCAGTGGGTTGTCTCGTCTCACGGCGTTTGTCTCCTCCGTGTCTCAGCCT
The sequence above is a segment of the Hippoglossus stenolepis isolate QCI-W04-F060 chromosome 22, HSTE1.2, whole genome shotgun sequence genome. Coding sequences within it:
- the prdm4 gene encoding PR domain zinc finger protein 4 — its product is MNDMNLSPVGMDQLSVPVSAGHLVLPTSPTHNPIATPGMPVAIPSLGPSLGSLPSALSLMLPMGPLSDRGVMCGLPERNYSLPPPPYPHLESSYFRHILPGILSYLADRPPPQYIHPSSLNMDGTLSVASNNPSGLDPYSGPGGPLEQGLVPMDSRQVSGQGDLHQTGAHELDSTGLAMESRVSSPMSPDRMGEELASMDGGRQPQPHEGLAGVNSSGGVLPLHGPPVLELPVVMEPDHMGGRVGNAGGGGLREQLHSNGEMNSGVVSVVLTGSMASQGQLEPVALHGHSGMGLESVNVSPITADVSLGPENNLVLVNSTLQLEDSTSNKENMVTAFTIWCTLCERSYTSDCPEHGPVTFISDAPIQSRARLSLPRPLCLRISVADEPLGVFARDVIPPRTCFGPMVGQHCSNVDLSDWPEKDTPQIWKMYHNNVLEFYIVTTDENECNWMMFVRKARAREEQNLVAYPANGKLFFYTTTEIHPDQELLFYYSRDYCRRMGVPQVPEGQICQCGKECSSFSELKSHLNSHNSNHSHNPPPHSHSPSQPDHSQQQQQQQQQQQQQQEQQPQQQQHTHQEEKLTNGTSSSSSSPWPCHAQAAAQTNSDNNNSSSRGSANRNSNNVNSRARGQGHVREKKFKCSMCSRAFITSTKLNVHFMGHVGMKPHKCEYCSKAFSDPSNLRMHLKIHTGQKNYRCTVCEKSFTQKSHVASHMLIHTGAEKLKCDLCERTFIRKQDLRQHMVSHSHERRIQCPKCNKHFIKTNHLKKHMNSHEGRRDFVCEKCHKAFLTKYHLTRHLKICKGPKTERASRKEQELDEEEEEEEEEDDDSRGGRGERLSDSANNEDCGLDVGGYNSEKSLSPPH